In Sphingomonas sp. PAMC26645, one DNA window encodes the following:
- a CDS encoding nuclear transport factor 2 family protein: protein MSRPPLPPFTHETAAQKARMAEDAWNSRDPDKVSLAYTADSVWRNRAEFLTGREAIVAFLTRKWAAELDYRLIKEVWAHDGNRIAVRFAYEWRNDTGDWFRSYGNENWEFDDAGLMARRIASINDCAIADGDRKFHWPLGRRPDDDPSLSDLGL from the coding sequence ATGTCCCGACCGCCACTGCCTCCGTTTACGCATGAGACCGCAGCGCAGAAGGCGCGCATGGCGGAGGACGCGTGGAACAGCCGCGATCCGGACAAGGTATCGCTCGCCTACACGGCCGACAGCGTCTGGCGGAACCGGGCCGAGTTCCTGACCGGTCGCGAGGCGATCGTCGCTTTCCTGACGCGCAAATGGGCAGCGGAACTCGACTATCGCCTCATCAAGGAAGTCTGGGCGCATGACGGCAACAGGATCGCGGTGCGGTTCGCCTATGAATGGCGCAACGACACCGGCGACTGGTTCCGATCCTATGGCAACGAGAATTGGGAGTTCGACGACGCCGGGCTGATGGCGCGCCGCATCGCCTCGATCAACGACTGCGCGATCGCGGACGGAGACCGAAAGTTCCATTGGCCGCTCGGCCGTCGCCCCGACGACGATCCTTCGCTAAGCGATCTCGGCCTCTGA
- the rpoZ gene encoding DNA-directed RNA polymerase subunit omega: MARVTVEDCVDKIPNRFDLVLFAAQRARQISGGAELTLDRDRDKNPVVALREIADENVKPAHLKEQVIQGLQKVRVDDDDEVDAVGSLAASAEALRLTAAAPPRNQNLGADYEG, encoded by the coding sequence ATGGCGCGCGTTACCGTCGAGGATTGTGTCGACAAGATCCCCAACCGGTTCGACCTGGTGTTGTTCGCGGCCCAGCGTGCGCGCCAGATCTCGGGCGGCGCCGAACTGACGCTTGACCGCGACCGCGACAAGAACCCGGTCGTCGCGCTGCGCGAGATCGCCGACGAGAACGTCAAGCCGGCGCATCTCAAGGAACAGGTCATCCAGGGCCTGCAAAAGGTTCGCGTCGACGACGACGACGAAGTCGATGCCGTCGGCAGCTTGGCCGCTTCGGCTGAGGCGTTGCGGCTTACCGCTGCTGCGCCGCCGCGGAACCAGAACTTGGGTGCGGATTACGAGGGGTGA
- a CDS encoding CDC48 family AAA ATPase: protein MADSEIPTRKIQVANARPEDSGRGLAHLPRALMATLGIGEGDVIEILGKQNTPARAVGPYPEDEGLDILRLDGLQRANAGVGSGDYVEVRKAESKPATRVVFAPAQQNLRLQGSTNALKRTFLGRPICQGDIVATAGHQRVGNMPPGVQQFMNAPAYALQEIRLAVIAASPKGVVHIDENTEIELRSEYEEPQAARRADVTYDDIGGMAQTIDQLREMVELPLRYPELFQRLGVDPPKGVLLHGPPGTGKTRLARAVANESDAQFFLINGPEIMGSAYGESESRLREVFEEAAKAAPSIVFIDEIDSIAPKRGQVSGEAEKRLVAQLLTLMDGIESRANLVVIAATNRPEAIDEALRRPGRFDREIVVGVPDERGRREILGIHTRGMPLGDRVDLDELSRTTYGFVGADLAALTREAAIEAVRRIMPKLNLEERTIPPEVLDELSVTREDFLGALKRVQPSAMREVMVQAPTVRWADVGGLDDAQMRLKEGVELPLKNPDAFRRLGIRPAKGFLLYGPPGTGKTLLAKAVAREAEANFIATKSSDLLSKWYGESEQQIARLFQRARQVAPCVIFIDELDSLVPARGSGAGEPQVTERVVNTILAEMDGLEELQSVVVIGATNRPNLIDPALLRPGRFDELVYVGVPDKAGRRRILGIQTEKMPLASDVDLDRLADRTDRFTGADLEDVVRRAGLVALRRSIDSTDVTMADFDGALKESRASVTPETEREYEQMAARLKQDATAIQPLGFAFPSKADD from the coding sequence ATGGCCGATAGCGAAATCCCCACGCGGAAAATTCAGGTCGCCAACGCGCGTCCCGAAGACAGCGGCCGCGGCCTGGCACACCTGCCGCGCGCGCTGATGGCGACGCTGGGTATCGGTGAAGGCGACGTGATCGAGATCCTCGGCAAGCAGAACACGCCCGCGCGCGCCGTCGGGCCCTATCCGGAAGACGAGGGTCTCGACATCCTCCGCCTCGATGGCCTCCAGCGCGCGAACGCTGGCGTAGGCTCGGGTGATTACGTCGAGGTGCGCAAGGCCGAGTCAAAGCCGGCGACCCGCGTCGTTTTCGCGCCAGCCCAGCAGAACCTCCGCCTCCAGGGCTCGACCAACGCGCTCAAGCGCACGTTCCTCGGACGGCCGATCTGTCAGGGCGATATCGTCGCGACCGCGGGGCATCAGCGCGTCGGCAACATGCCGCCGGGCGTCCAGCAGTTCATGAACGCGCCGGCGTATGCGCTGCAGGAAATCCGCCTCGCGGTGATCGCCGCCAGCCCCAAGGGCGTGGTGCACATCGACGAGAATACCGAGATCGAACTCCGCTCCGAGTACGAGGAGCCGCAGGCCGCACGGCGTGCCGACGTCACCTACGACGATATCGGCGGCATGGCGCAGACGATCGACCAGTTGCGCGAGATGGTCGAACTGCCACTCCGCTACCCTGAACTCTTCCAGCGCCTGGGCGTCGATCCACCCAAGGGCGTGTTGCTGCACGGCCCTCCCGGCACCGGCAAGACGCGTCTCGCCCGCGCCGTCGCCAACGAATCCGACGCGCAGTTCTTCCTGATCAACGGCCCCGAGATCATGGGATCGGCGTACGGCGAGTCCGAGTCGCGCCTCCGCGAAGTGTTCGAGGAAGCCGCGAAGGCGGCGCCTTCGATCGTGTTCATCGACGAGATCGATTCGATCGCACCCAAGCGTGGCCAGGTGTCAGGCGAGGCGGAAAAGCGTCTCGTCGCGCAGTTGCTGACGCTGATGGACGGTATCGAGTCGCGCGCGAACCTCGTCGTGATCGCGGCCACCAACCGTCCCGAGGCGATCGACGAAGCGCTGCGCCGTCCGGGCCGGTTCGACCGTGAAATCGTCGTCGGCGTGCCGGACGAACGTGGCCGTCGCGAGATCCTCGGCATCCACACGCGCGGTATGCCGCTTGGGGACCGCGTCGATCTCGACGAGCTGTCGCGCACCACCTACGGCTTCGTCGGTGCCGATCTCGCCGCGCTGACCCGCGAGGCGGCGATCGAGGCGGTCCGCCGGATCATGCCCAAGCTCAACCTCGAGGAGCGAACGATCCCGCCCGAAGTGCTCGACGAATTGTCGGTCACCCGCGAGGATTTCCTCGGGGCGCTCAAGCGCGTCCAGCCCTCGGCCATGCGCGAAGTGATGGTGCAGGCGCCGACCGTGCGCTGGGCCGATGTAGGCGGTCTCGACGACGCGCAGATGCGCCTGAAGGAGGGTGTCGAACTCCCGCTCAAGAACCCCGACGCGTTCCGCCGGCTCGGCATCCGGCCGGCCAAGGGCTTCCTGCTCTACGGCCCGCCCGGCACCGGCAAGACGTTGCTGGCAAAGGCGGTCGCGCGCGAGGCGGAGGCGAACTTCATCGCCACCAAATCGTCCGACCTGCTGAGCAAATGGTACGGCGAAAGCGAACAGCAGATCGCCCGCCTCTTCCAGCGCGCACGCCAGGTCGCGCCGTGCGTGATCTTCATTGATGAGCTCGATTCACTGGTGCCCGCACGGGGCAGCGGTGCTGGTGAGCCGCAGGTGACCGAGCGCGTCGTCAACACGATCCTCGCGGAGATGGACGGGCTGGAAGAGTTGCAGTCGGTGGTCGTGATCGGCGCGACCAACCGGCCGAACTTGATCGACCCGGCGTTGCTGCGGCCGGGTCGGTTCGACGAACTCGTCTATGTCGGCGTGCCGGACAAGGCAGGCCGCCGCCGTATTCTGGGCATTCAGACCGAGAAGATGCCGCTGGCGTCGGACGTCGATCTCGACCGTCTCGCAGACCGCACCGACCGCTTCACCGGCGCGGACCTGGAGGACGTTGTCCGCCGCGCCGGCCTGGTGGCGTTGCGGAGGTCGATCGATTCGACCGACGTCACGATGGCCGATTTCGATGGCGCGTTGAAGGAGTCGCGCGCCAGCGTGACTCCGGAAACCGAACGCGAATACGAACAGATGGCCGCACGCCTGAAGCAGGACGCGACGGCCATCCAGCCCCTGGGCTTCGCGTTCCCCAGCAAGGCGGACGACTGA
- a CDS encoding antibiotic biosynthesis monooxygenase, which translates to MNDDRAGQIAVIFVSIRNDADAAGYGEASMAMDALAAAQPGYRGVDSAREAGGMGITVSYWADDAAAIAWRDHPEHTAIRERGRAHWYDSYSVNVARIERAYAWQRP; encoded by the coding sequence ATGAACGACGATCGGGCAGGACAGATTGCGGTTATTTTCGTGTCGATCCGTAACGACGCGGACGCCGCCGGGTATGGCGAGGCGTCCATGGCCATGGACGCGCTAGCCGCAGCTCAGCCTGGCTATCGCGGCGTCGACAGCGCGCGCGAGGCGGGCGGCATGGGAATCACCGTCAGCTATTGGGCGGACGACGCTGCGGCGATCGCATGGCGCGACCATCCCGAGCACACCGCGATTCGCGAGCGCGGGCGGGCGCACTGGTACGATAGCTATTCGGTCAACGTCGCGCGGATCGAGCGCGCCTACGCATGGCAACGGCCATGA
- a CDS encoding TetR/AcrR family transcriptional regulator produces MPALAEAFREYGFEGASLATLSKATGLGKGSLYNFFPGGKAEMMDAVLAEIDDWFATTIFVPLEKTSDPASAITAMIEDVTAYFQSGGRACLVGWLGLGASGDVFAVRISGYFSRWISALAHCLETSALPSSLALRLAEETVAGIQGAIVLARALGEETAFVRIVRRLEEILLDAVACHGRSDA; encoded by the coding sequence TTGCCGGCACTGGCCGAGGCGTTTCGCGAATACGGCTTCGAGGGCGCTAGCCTAGCGACGCTCTCGAAGGCGACCGGGCTCGGCAAGGGCAGCCTCTACAACTTCTTTCCCGGCGGGAAGGCGGAGATGATGGACGCCGTCCTCGCCGAGATAGACGATTGGTTCGCCACGACGATCTTCGTGCCGCTGGAGAAGACGAGCGATCCGGCCTCGGCGATCACTGCCATGATCGAGGACGTGACGGCGTATTTCCAGTCCGGGGGCAGGGCCTGCCTCGTCGGCTGGCTTGGGCTCGGTGCCTCAGGCGATGTTTTCGCGGTCCGGATCAGCGGGTATTTCTCCCGTTGGATATCGGCCTTGGCGCACTGCCTCGAAACGAGCGCTCTTCCGTCGTCGCTGGCCCTGCGCCTCGCCGAAGAGACGGTTGCAGGGATCCAGGGCGCGATCGTCCTGGCGCGCGCGTTGGGTGAGGAGACCGCATTCGTGCGAATCGTCCGTCGGCTAGAAGAGATATTGCTCGACGCAGTGGCGTGTCATGGCAGGTCCGATGCGTAA
- a CDS encoding RlmE family RNA methyltransferase, producing MSRGGSGGHVRVLTARKRTAQSTRWLERQLNDPYVKRAKADGYRSRAAYKLIELDERFELIRGSKRVVDLGLAPGGWAQVIRRRIPKATVVGIDLLPVDPIEGVTIFEMDFLDDAAPGKLIEALGGAPDLVLSDMAANTVGHPQTDALRTMALVETALHFACEVLEPGGTFVSKVFAGGADSELVAEMKRNFKTVKHAKPPASRKGSVEWFVVAQGFKGRSAD from the coding sequence ATGAGCCGCGGTGGTTCCGGCGGGCATGTCCGCGTGCTCACCGCGCGCAAGCGGACCGCGCAGTCGACGCGCTGGCTCGAGCGGCAGCTGAACGATCCGTATGTGAAGCGTGCCAAGGCCGACGGCTATCGTAGCCGGGCGGCCTACAAGCTGATCGAGCTCGACGAGCGATTCGAGCTGATCCGCGGGTCGAAGCGCGTGGTCGATCTCGGTCTTGCGCCGGGTGGCTGGGCACAGGTGATCCGGCGGCGGATACCCAAGGCGACTGTCGTCGGCATCGACCTGCTACCGGTCGATCCGATCGAGGGCGTGACGATCTTCGAGATGGATTTCCTCGACGATGCGGCCCCTGGCAAGCTGATCGAGGCGCTGGGTGGCGCGCCCGACCTCGTGCTGTCGGACATGGCGGCGAATACGGTCGGGCATCCGCAGACCGATGCGTTGCGGACGATGGCGCTGGTCGAGACGGCGCTGCACTTTGCGTGCGAGGTGCTGGAGCCGGGCGGGACTTTCGTGTCGAAGGTGTTCGCGGGCGGCGCTGATTCCGAGCTGGTCGCGGAGATGAAGCGGAACTTCAAGACGGTGAAGCATGCGAAACCGCCGGCGAGCCGCAAGGGGTCGGTCGAGTGGTTTGTTGTTGCGCAGGGGTTTAAGGGTCGGTCAGCGGATTAG
- a CDS encoding methyltransferase, with the protein MPSSTTATRRARSRPAGVPSPWQMFFSGFLKHPVMVGSIVPSSDKLIRKMLGPVDWANCKLFVEYGPGVGTFCRPILDRMASDAKLVVIDTNPEFIQYLRHTITDPRFFAVLGSADEVETIVADHGFEKADYVLSGLPFSTLPPGVGPAIATATHSVLRTGGAFLVYQFSPKVKDFLTPHFESIDHDMEWWNVPPAQLYWAWKD; encoded by the coding sequence ATGCCCAGTTCGACCACCGCCACCCGGCGTGCACGCAGCCGACCAGCCGGCGTGCCGTCCCCGTGGCAGATGTTCTTTTCAGGGTTCCTGAAACACCCGGTGATGGTCGGCTCGATCGTGCCGTCGTCGGACAAGCTGATCCGCAAGATGCTGGGGCCCGTCGACTGGGCGAACTGCAAGCTGTTCGTCGAATACGGCCCGGGCGTCGGCACCTTCTGCCGCCCGATCCTCGACCGGATGGCGTCCGACGCCAAGCTGGTGGTGATCGATACGAACCCCGAATTCATCCAGTATCTGCGCCACACGATCACCGACCCACGCTTCTTCGCGGTTCTGGGATCGGCCGACGAGGTCGAGACGATCGTCGCCGACCATGGCTTCGAGAAAGCGGATTACGTGTTGTCGGGTCTTCCTTTTTCGACATTGCCGCCCGGCGTCGGCCCGGCGATCGCGACGGCGACGCACTCGGTGCTTCGGACTGGCGGTGCGTTCCTAGTCTATCAGTTCTCGCCCAAGGTGAAGGACTTCCTGACCCCGCATTTCGAGTCGATCGATCACGACATGGAGTGGTGGAACGTCCCGCCGGCGCAATTGTATTGGGCGTGGAAGGACTGA
- a CDS encoding phosphatidylserine/phosphatidylglycerophosphate/cardiolipin synthase family protein, which yields MEDPANQPTFSVDGNQMTLLDTGPRRLDAVLALIDGAERTLRILYYIYADDESGKRVNAALIAAAKRGVEVALIVDGFGSDDAPHAFFEPLETAGISVCRFSARFGRRYLLRNHQKLALADETRIIIGGFNIEDDYFGTAAEQAWRDLGLLVEGPAAGRLAGYFDALKDWIHEPKGKLRHLNAALSHWSEAKGATRWLIGGPTRKLSPWARAVRDDMRRGRRIDIIAGYFTPSPALLRRLDKAGRRQAEVRVVTASKSDNNATIAAARFTYAGLLRKGVRLFEYQPTKLHTKLYVIDDAVHIGSANFDMRSLFINLELMLRIEDAAFAAHVRGYIDGEVAKSVEVTKELYQANTGWVQRIKQLGAYFVVAVVDPSLSRGLNFGIDE from the coding sequence ATGGAAGATCCCGCAAACCAGCCGACTTTCAGCGTCGACGGCAACCAGATGACGCTGCTCGATACCGGCCCCCGCCGCCTCGACGCGGTGCTCGCGCTGATCGACGGTGCCGAGCGGACTCTGCGCATACTCTATTACATCTACGCCGACGACGAGTCCGGAAAGCGCGTCAACGCCGCGCTCATCGCCGCCGCCAAGCGCGGGGTCGAGGTCGCGCTGATCGTCGATGGCTTCGGCAGCGACGATGCGCCCCACGCCTTCTTCGAGCCGCTCGAAACCGCCGGCATCTCGGTATGCCGGTTCTCCGCACGCTTCGGCCGCCGCTATCTGCTCCGCAACCACCAGAAGCTCGCGCTCGCCGACGAGACGCGGATCATCATCGGCGGCTTCAACATCGAGGACGATTATTTCGGGACTGCCGCAGAGCAGGCGTGGCGCGACCTGGGATTACTGGTCGAGGGTCCGGCGGCGGGACGGCTGGCCGGCTATTTCGATGCGCTGAAGGACTGGATTCATGAACCCAAGGGGAAGCTGCGTCATCTGAACGCTGCGCTATCGCACTGGAGCGAGGCCAAGGGCGCAACGCGGTGGCTGATTGGTGGCCCGACGCGGAAACTGTCGCCCTGGGCGCGGGCGGTGCGCGACGACATGCGGCGCGGGCGACGGATCGACATCATCGCCGGGTATTTCACGCCTAGTCCCGCTCTGCTCCGGCGGCTCGATAAGGCTGGGCGGCGGCAGGCTGAAGTACGGGTCGTCACGGCCAGCAAATCGGACAACAACGCGACGATCGCGGCGGCGCGGTTCACCTATGCAGGGCTGTTGCGCAAGGGCGTGCGGCTGTTCGAATACCAGCCGACCAAGCTGCATACGAAGCTCTACGTGATCGACGATGCGGTCCATATCGGCTCGGCGAACTTCGACATGCGCAGCCTGTTCATCAATCTCGAACTGATGCTGCGGATCGAGGATGCGGCGTTCGCAGCGCATGTCCGGGGGTATATCGATGGTGAGGTGGCGAAGTCGGTCGAGGTGACCAAGGAACTATACCAGGCGAACACCGGGTGGGTGCAGCGGATCAAGCAGCTTGGCGCGTATTTTGTCGTGGCGGTGGTGGACCCGAGCTTGTCGCGCGGGCTGAACTTCGGGATCGACGAATAG
- a CDS encoding Ppx/GppA phosphatase family protein has product MPFRQGSPARPAATRPSRGRWADAQAFAALDLGTNNCRLLIARPQAGGFAVIDAFSRIVRLGEGLASTGKLSDAAIERTIAALRVCSDKLQRRNVTLARSVATEACRQASNGPAFIARALAETGIHLDIISAEEEARLAVLGCHALIEPGEDPALVFDIGGGSTELVLVDTSTPIPTVLDWHSAPWGVVSLTEHAGGGEGEGGRRAAYAKMRQVVADSFAGFASRLPRHIERPRLLGTSGTVTTLGSVHLGLSHYDRSVVDGLIVPASAMRKISADLSHMSITERAKLPCIGNERADLVVAGCAILETIMDLWPAERLGIADRGIREGILRGLMGSPKPGKAAGAAA; this is encoded by the coding sequence ATGCCGTTCCGGCAGGGTAGTCCTGCCCGTCCGGCGGCAACCCGGCCCTCTCGTGGGCGGTGGGCCGATGCGCAGGCGTTTGCCGCGCTGGATCTCGGCACCAACAATTGCAGATTGCTGATCGCACGGCCGCAGGCTGGCGGCTTCGCGGTGATCGATGCGTTCTCGCGAATCGTCCGGCTGGGGGAGGGATTAGCCTCGACTGGCAAGCTCAGCGATGCAGCAATCGAGCGGACGATCGCGGCTTTGCGCGTCTGTTCGGATAAGTTGCAGCGGCGCAACGTCACGTTGGCGCGATCGGTCGCGACGGAGGCATGTCGGCAGGCGTCGAACGGGCCTGCGTTCATCGCGCGCGCGCTCGCCGAGACGGGCATCCATCTCGACATCATTTCCGCCGAGGAAGAGGCGCGGCTGGCGGTCCTCGGCTGCCATGCACTGATCGAGCCGGGGGAGGATCCCGCGCTCGTGTTCGATATCGGCGGCGGCTCGACCGAGCTCGTGCTAGTCGATACCTCGACGCCGATCCCGACCGTGCTCGACTGGCATTCGGCGCCGTGGGGCGTGGTGTCGCTGACCGAGCATGCCGGTGGCGGCGAGGGCGAAGGCGGCCGTCGTGCCGCGTATGCGAAGATGCGTCAGGTCGTTGCCGACAGTTTCGCGGGGTTCGCTAGCCGCCTACCCCGGCATATCGAGCGGCCGCGTTTGCTCGGCACCAGCGGCACGGTAACGACGCTCGGCAGCGTGCATCTCGGGCTCAGCCATTACGACCGCTCGGTGGTCGATGGGCTGATCGTGCCCGCCTCGGCGATGCGCAAGATCAGCGCCGACCTTTCCCATATGTCGATCACGGAGCGCGCCAAGCTGCCGTGCATCGGCAACGAGCGCGCCGACTTGGTGGTCGCGGGCTGTGCCATTCTGGAGACGATCATGGATTTGTGGCCCGCCGAACGGCTCGGCATCGCCGACCGCGGCATTCGCGAGGGTATCCTGCGCGGCCTGATGGGTTCGCCCAAGCCCGGCAAGGCCGCAGGAGCGGCGGCATGA
- a CDS encoding ImmA/IrrE family metallo-endopeptidase, translating to MTDGHEFTPDWFSKPGDSLRALMVRRGVTAQQVAENLAGGMVTLRGLLGGAEAVDAHHAEVLSASLGGTASFWLKRQSNYEDALERALERATASMDEAQSWLQLQVPGPRPRGRLCDERRRDEVRRRLAFFNVGTMKAWEARYGRICSDTLFRTSSSFESKDTAVLMWLRSGELATDMIATRPWSAGNLHDRLDAIKALTKLKDPERFLPKLKTLCAEAGVAVVAKKAPEGCRASGATRMVAPDKAMILMSFRGLANDKFWFTLLHEIGHLLLHGAKTFVDEDMHGVDQSEREANEFAARCIVPLDRHEEFECLGDNRNSVIRFSVRSGVGPGLTVGQMQHHRMIGPAQLNELKKFWKWRDLSPVLD from the coding sequence TTGACGGACGGACACGAGTTCACGCCCGATTGGTTTTCAAAGCCCGGTGACTCTTTGCGCGCGCTAATGGTGCGGCGCGGTGTCACGGCGCAGCAGGTCGCCGAGAATCTTGCGGGCGGAATGGTCACTCTTCGCGGTCTCCTGGGAGGTGCAGAAGCCGTCGACGCGCATCACGCCGAGGTGCTTTCCGCCTCCCTGGGCGGTACTGCGTCGTTCTGGCTAAAGCGTCAGTCCAACTACGAGGACGCGCTCGAACGTGCGCTCGAACGGGCGACAGCGAGCATGGATGAAGCGCAGTCGTGGCTCCAGCTGCAGGTCCCGGGTCCGCGGCCGAGGGGCCGGCTTTGCGATGAGCGTCGCCGGGACGAGGTTCGACGGCGTCTTGCGTTCTTCAACGTCGGGACAATGAAAGCGTGGGAAGCGCGCTACGGCAGGATCTGTTCGGACACGTTGTTCAGGACCTCGAGCTCTTTCGAATCCAAGGACACCGCCGTTCTAATGTGGCTGCGCAGCGGCGAGTTGGCGACCGACATGATCGCAACCCGGCCATGGAGCGCGGGGAACCTTCACGATCGCCTGGATGCCATCAAGGCGCTTACCAAACTTAAGGATCCCGAGCGGTTCCTGCCCAAGCTCAAGACCCTGTGCGCCGAGGCCGGTGTTGCGGTAGTCGCCAAGAAGGCGCCCGAGGGTTGTCGAGCGTCGGGTGCCACCCGCATGGTCGCCCCCGACAAGGCCATGATACTCATGAGCTTCCGTGGTCTCGCGAACGACAAATTCTGGTTCACGCTGCTGCATGAGATCGGGCACCTTCTTCTTCATGGCGCTAAAACCTTCGTTGACGAAGACATGCATGGTGTCGATCAGAGCGAGCGTGAGGCGAACGAGTTCGCCGCGCGGTGCATCGTCCCGTTGGACAGGCACGAGGAATTCGAATGCCTCGGCGACAACCGGAATTCGGTGATCAGATTCAGCGTCCGCTCCGGTGTAGGGCCTGGCCTGACCGTAGGACAGATGCAGCACCATCGCATGATCGGGCCGGCTCAGCTCAACGAGCTGAAGAAGTTCTGGAAGTGGCGCGACCTCTCCCCGGTGCTCGACTAG
- a CDS encoding MFS transporter produces the protein MATAMTGSATEGPKIDRRFALMFLVMLTIAAGNTALQSVLPALGRSLGVADSAVAAAFSVSALLWVIAAPFWANRSDKHGRRAMILLGVGGFSVSLTVCGVFLLAGINAWIGGTTAFLCFIGGRLIYGTFGAAAPPAVQALVAGETTREERTKALTLLASAFGLGTILGPAIAPYLILGSIGGVEIGLAGPAFLFAVFGVAVWITVRRMLPDDKIVAPHETHGASSAYPSIGGAPTGASVAAATGSHVEHVGYTDPRIRAWMIAGLVMGHAQAMTGQAIGFLVIDRLHLAPALALEPTGIVLMMGAGAALLAQWGIIPRLNMTPRQLVLTGLVLAAVGTALTGIATSLYTIATAYALASLGFGFTRPGFTAGSSLAVGASAQGSVAGKVTSINGASFVLGPSIGVGLYEAQHSLPYLVAGAACVVMIAYAWVSLRDAKDV, from the coding sequence ATGGCAACGGCCATGACAGGTTCGGCGACCGAAGGCCCGAAGATCGACCGCCGCTTCGCGCTGATGTTCCTGGTGATGCTGACGATCGCGGCGGGAAATACCGCGCTGCAATCGGTATTGCCCGCACTCGGGCGGTCGCTCGGGGTTGCCGACAGCGCGGTCGCGGCGGCTTTCTCGGTGTCGGCGTTGCTGTGGGTGATCGCCGCGCCGTTCTGGGCGAACCGGTCTGACAAGCACGGCCGGCGCGCGATGATTCTGCTCGGCGTCGGTGGGTTCAGTGTGTCGCTGACCGTGTGCGGCGTGTTCCTGCTCGCCGGGATCAACGCCTGGATCGGCGGCACGACCGCGTTCCTGTGCTTCATCGGCGGTCGGCTGATCTACGGCACGTTCGGCGCGGCCGCACCGCCGGCGGTGCAGGCGCTCGTGGCCGGCGAGACAACGCGCGAGGAGCGGACCAAGGCGCTTACGTTGCTCGCCTCGGCATTCGGGCTCGGCACCATATTGGGGCCGGCGATCGCGCCGTATCTGATCCTCGGCTCGATCGGCGGAGTCGAGATCGGCTTGGCGGGCCCCGCGTTCCTGTTCGCGGTGTTCGGGGTGGCGGTGTGGATCACGGTGCGGCGGATGCTGCCCGACGACAAGATCGTCGCCCCGCACGAAACGCACGGCGCGAGTTCCGCCTATCCCTCGATCGGCGGCGCGCCGACCGGCGCTTCGGTCGCTGCCGCGACCGGATCGCATGTCGAGCATGTCGGCTACACCGATCCCCGCATCCGCGCGTGGATGATCGCCGGACTGGTGATGGGCCATGCGCAGGCGATGACGGGCCAGGCGATCGGCTTCCTCGTGATCGATCGCCTCCACTTGGCGCCCGCACTTGCACTGGAGCCGACCGGCATCGTCCTGATGATGGGCGCAGGCGCTGCGCTGCTCGCGCAATGGGGCATCATCCCGCGCCTCAACATGACCCCGCGGCAACTCGTGCTGACCGGTCTCGTACTCGCGGCCGTCGGCACAGCGCTGACCGGCATCGCGACCTCGCTCTACACGATCGCCACGGCCTACGCGCTGGCGAGCCTCGGCTTCGGCTTCACGCGACCGGGGTTCACGGCGGGCTCTTCGCTGGCGGTCGGTGCAAGCGCACAAGGCTCGGTCGCGGGGAAAGTGACGTCGATCAACGGCGCGAGCTTCGTGCTGGGGCCATCGATCGGGGTCGGGCTGTACGAAGCGCAGCACTCGCTGCCGTATCTCGTCGCGGGCGCGGCCTGTGTCGTGATGATCGCCTATGCCTGGGTTTCGCTGCGTGATGCGAAAGACGTTTAA